From Paenibacillus physcomitrellae, the proteins below share one genomic window:
- a CDS encoding MFS transporter → MDRRVWILTIAAFVVGTVELVIAGIIEMIAHDLQISVAAAGQLVTVYSLVFAFGSPVIIALTARMERRRLLIIAMWVFFAGNILSIISPNFALLLISRVVLAASCSVIIILSITLAASIVPPALKGRAIGIIFMGLSAALMLGVPLGTWIGDRWGWRMTFVLIAVLTWIVAISVQRFLPKTPPQPSVSLRTQFGTLKNLKILSAHLISILQMTGQFTIYAYITPYLQQKMGLSTPLISLVLLIYGLAGIAGGWIGGWSADKIGPRKTILITLALHAAAILLLPYAVFHLFSLLLVVTLWCTFNMAPSPAIQSYLIETAPQSADIQLGFNTSSLHIGVALGSMIGGFIVSQYSVSDNPIAGGVIILLSIVCALYSMTRKEKHGAVERAL, encoded by the coding sequence ATGGATAGAAGAGTCTGGATTTTAACTATTGCCGCCTTTGTCGTCGGTACGGTCGAGCTAGTCATTGCCGGCATTATCGAGATGATTGCCCATGATCTGCAAATTTCCGTAGCAGCGGCTGGACAGCTTGTTACCGTATACTCTCTTGTGTTCGCCTTTGGCTCGCCTGTGATCATTGCCTTGACGGCCAGAATGGAACGGCGCAGATTGCTCATTATCGCGATGTGGGTATTTTTTGCAGGAAATATTCTGTCCATTATCAGTCCGAATTTTGCCCTGCTTTTAATTTCCAGAGTGGTGCTTGCGGCAAGCTGCTCTGTCATCATCATTTTGTCCATCACTTTAGCAGCCAGTATCGTGCCTCCGGCCTTAAAAGGCCGTGCAATCGGCATTATTTTTATGGGTCTGAGCGCAGCCTTGATGCTTGGCGTCCCTTTAGGCACATGGATTGGTGACCGCTGGGGCTGGAGAATGACCTTTGTCTTAATCGCTGTACTTACATGGATTGTGGCTATATCCGTTCAACGTTTTCTGCCCAAGACACCACCACAACCGTCCGTTTCACTCCGTACGCAGTTTGGTACGCTGAAGAACCTCAAGATTCTGTCTGCCCATCTCATTTCCATCCTGCAAATGACAGGCCAATTTACGATTTACGCCTATATTACCCCTTATTTGCAGCAAAAAATGGGATTATCCACGCCGCTGATCAGTCTGGTGCTGCTGATTTACGGTCTCGCCGGAATTGCCGGCGGCTGGATTGGCGGCTGGTCCGCAGACAAGATCGGTCCACGGAAGACGATCCTTATCACGCTTGCACTGCATGCCGCAGCGATTCTGCTGCTGCCTTACGCTGTATTCCATCTATTTAGTTTATTATTGGTGGTGACCCTCTGGTGTACCTTTAATATGGCCCCCAGCCCGGCCATTCAGAGCTATCTGATCGAGACTGCTCCCCAATCTGCGGATATTCAGCTCGGCTTTAATACTTCTTCCCTTCACATTGGAGTCGCGCTTGGTTCGATGATAGGCGGATTCATAGTGAGCCAATACAGCGTTTCTGACAATCCTATAGCCGGCGGAGTGATTATTCTCTTGTCAATTGTCTGCGCTCTTTACTCAATGACCCGGAAGGAGAAACACGGTGCAGTTGAAAGAGCTCTATAG
- a CDS encoding Atu4866 domain-containing protein: MKINNSNHMTSESNHPYVGMWVTADGYIRQELLPNGRYDEARGNRKSAYTGSYTVTDNHIDYVDDTGFTADGEFRNGILYHAGMILYRENTKD; the protein is encoded by the coding sequence ATGAAGATCAACAACTCTAACCATATGACCTCCGAAAGCAATCACCCGTATGTGGGAATGTGGGTTACAGCGGATGGATATATTCGTCAAGAGCTATTGCCGAACGGCCGGTATGATGAAGCACGGGGCAACAGAAAAAGTGCCTATACAGGCAGTTATACAGTTACGGATAATCACATTGATTATGTAGATGATACGGGCTTTACCGCTGATGGTGAATTTCGGAACGGAATTCTTTATCATGCCGGTATGATCTTATATCGGGAAAACACAAAGGATTAA
- a CDS encoding AraC family transcriptional regulator — MPETTNLASKQKELAALIDQFSSGEGVNATDIPSLSCIRSSKITEPIYRVHEPALCIVAQGKKEVILAEERYLYGPSDYLVVSVDLPVSGQIIEASSDRPYLCFRLDFKPAQIVELLEESELRTIQLQLGSSRRGLFISQTSTSLIDAAIRLVRLLETPEDIKALAPMYTREILYRILKGRQGEMLKQIAVEGSGTYRIKEVIEQIKEHYAQPLRIEELAELANMSPSSLHRHFKEVTAMSPLQYQKRIRLQEARRLLLSDTPNAAEAAFQVGYDSPSHFSREYAKMFGLPPIADMKRLRDALMGDQPQGSIEVL; from the coding sequence GTGCCGGAAACAACCAATCTTGCATCCAAACAAAAAGAACTCGCAGCTTTGATTGACCAGTTCTCGTCTGGGGAAGGGGTTAACGCGACGGACATACCTTCTTTAAGCTGTATCCGCAGTTCAAAAATCACCGAGCCGATTTACAGAGTTCACGAGCCTGCTTTATGTATCGTAGCCCAAGGTAAAAAAGAAGTGATTCTGGCAGAGGAAAGATACCTATACGGACCTTCCGATTATCTTGTGGTTTCCGTTGATCTTCCGGTATCGGGACAAATTATTGAAGCTTCATCCGATAGGCCCTATTTGTGCTTCAGGCTTGATTTTAAGCCTGCTCAAATTGTAGAGCTTCTGGAGGAATCCGAGCTTCGTACGATTCAACTTCAACTTGGCAGTTCCAGACGGGGGCTTTTTATTAGTCAGACAAGCACTTCGCTTATTGATGCCGCTATAAGGCTTGTACGGTTACTAGAGACACCTGAGGATATTAAAGCTTTGGCACCGATGTATACCCGTGAAATCCTGTACAGGATTTTGAAAGGACGTCAGGGGGAGATGCTGAAGCAGATCGCGGTTGAGGGAAGTGGTACATACCGGATCAAGGAAGTGATCGAACAAATCAAGGAGCACTATGCCCAGCCGCTTCGAATCGAGGAACTGGCCGAGCTTGCTAATATGAGCCCCTCATCGCTGCACAGGCATTTTAAAGAAGTTACAGCTATGAGCCCTCTGCAATATCAAAAAAGAATCAGACTGCAGGAAGCACGGCGTCTCTTGCTATCTGATACTCCAAATGCAGCGGAAGCCGCCTTTCAGGTGGGCTACGACAGTCCGTCCCATTTCAGCCGGGAGTATGCAAAAATGTTCGGCCTGCCGCCAATTGCTGATATGAAGCGCCTGCGTGATGCTTTAATGGGGGATCAGCCGCAAGGCTCTATCGAGGTTTTGTAA
- a CDS encoding sulfurtransferase → MEPIVSKQWLLARMYEPDLVIADCRFDLADQEAGPLAYKEDHIPGAVYLDLEQDLSAPPGEHGGRHPLPDPQELAAKLSRAGIGNQVRVVAYDDQGGMYAARLWWLLRWLGHENVSVLDEGYSAWKNGGYPVTSDTRIVVPASFEPKVQASMVADVHEVRAAVNSKNALLIDSRDKSRYAGEHEPLDKKAGHIPGAINRFWKHLFRDGSSWKAESDIRQQLKPAAEALEQDRNVIVYCGSGVSATPNVLALHLLGYPQAKLYAGSWSDWISYEDNPVATGEEEK, encoded by the coding sequence ATGGAACCCATCGTATCCAAGCAGTGGCTGCTTGCCCGCATGTATGAACCCGATTTGGTAATCGCCGATTGCCGATTCGATTTAGCCGATCAGGAAGCCGGGCCTCTCGCATATAAGGAAGACCATATCCCCGGGGCCGTTTACCTGGATCTGGAGCAGGATCTGTCCGCCCCTCCCGGCGAACACGGCGGCAGACATCCGCTGCCGGACCCGCAGGAGCTTGCGGCCAAACTGAGCCGCGCCGGCATAGGCAATCAGGTGCGCGTCGTCGCTTATGATGATCAAGGAGGCATGTACGCCGCCAGACTCTGGTGGCTGCTCCGATGGCTGGGGCACGAAAATGTGTCCGTCCTGGACGAAGGCTATTCGGCCTGGAAAAATGGCGGTTACCCCGTCACCTCGGATACACGCATCGTAGTTCCGGCCTCTTTCGAACCGAAGGTTCAGGCGTCCATGGTTGCGGATGTCCATGAAGTCCGGGCTGCCGTAAACAGCAAAAACGCCCTGCTCATCGACTCCCGGGACAAAAGCCGTTACGCCGGCGAACACGAGCCGCTCGATAAAAAAGCCGGACATATCCCCGGCGCCATCAACCGTTTCTGGAAACACCTCTTCCGCGACGGCAGCTCCTGGAAAGCGGAGTCCGATATCCGGCAGCAGCTGAAGCCGGCAGCCGAAGCGCTGGAGCAGGACCGCAACGTGATCGTTTATTGCGGTTCCGGCGTGAGCGCCACGCCTAACGTGCTGGCGCTGCACCTGCTTGGTTATCCGCAGGCCAAGCTTTATGCCGGAAGCTGGAGTGACTGGATCAGCTATGAGGACAATCCCGTGGCTACGGGAGAAGAGGAAAAATGA